A region of the Fischerella sp. PCC 9605 genome:
ATCACAACATTCAGATATCGTTAGGCTAATTTCAATTCCAAGTTTTGGAGATCAGCGGAGTTCACGTAGTGATGTTACTCCAAAATGGTTTGATCGAATACCTCTTCTAAAACAAATTGCAAGTGTCATGAGGACATTGCTGAAGAAGTAGTAATTGCTCTGAATATGCTGTTATTAGGGTGTTGTTAACATCTTATAAACAGATTAATTATCAATAATTTCAAATTATTGCAACTGAATCTTTATTTTTGCAACACAACCAATAATTATTCTTATAAACGTACTATACAAATCCTTTCTGGAGTTAGTATGGTTCAAACAAATGAAAAACCTCGTCAAGAATCGCTACGGGTGGTTATTGTTACCGAAAACGTATCGTTGCGGATGAGCGGAGAGACAAGCGTCCCATACTATTATTTTAAACTTATGCAAGCCCGCGGTCATGATGTCTGGATGGTTTGCCACGCCCGCACTAGGGATGAACTGCGAGAGATCTTTTCAGAGGAGATGTTCAAAAAAATTAGCTTTGTAGAAGATAATTGGCTGCAAGTCGCGATCTATAAGATGGGGCAGTTGTTTCCCTATCGAATAGAGGATTTGATTTTTGGCCAGATGATACACCTAATTACCCAATGGCAAGCTCGTTCGCGGGTAAAGCAACTCATCAAAGAACATCATATTTCCATTGTCTTTGAACCCACGCCCATTACTCCTAAAGGGCTAAGTTTCATGTACGATTTGGGCGTACCAGTCGCGATCGGACCGATGTGTGGTGGCTTAGAACTTCCTCCGGCGTTTCGCTATATGGACTCTCCCTTTACTCATTTCTTTATAGAAGCAGCCCGCTTTTTATCTTGGATTGGACACCGTTTAGTACCTGGGAAATTAAAGGCTGATGTGTTACTCGTTGGCAACCAACGTACAGCCAAGGCTTTACCTCAAGGATACAGAGGTAAGGTGTATGAAGTGGTTGAAAGTGGGGTTGATCTTTCTCGTTGGAAGGGAATGAAAGCGAGAGAACCTCAGCCGGATCAGCCAGTTCGATTTGTTTTCTGCGGACGAATGGTGGATTGGAAAGGGGCACAGTTCTTAGTTGAAGCCTTTAAGCCGGTGGTAGAACAGACAAACTCTGTGCTGGAGTTGATTGGTGATGGCGAACTCAAAGAGTCGATTGAAGCACGGGTTAAAGAATTAGGAATTCAAGACTCTGTAAACTTTCATGGTCGTATTCCTATTCAAGAGTGTATGAAGCTTTTCTGTGAAAGCGATGTCTATGTCATGCCTTCCCTACGAGAATGTGGCGGACTGGCATTATTAGAAGCGATGTCTGTCGGTTTGCCCGTTATTGCTGCTAAATGGGCGGGTCCGGTTGAATATTTGAATGATACTTGTAGCATTCTTGTCGAACCATCCTCTCAAGAAGACTTCATTAACGGTTTTGCTAAGGCAATGATTACTTTAGCTAAATCACCAGAACAACGCCGTTGTCTAGGTGAAGGAAGTACACGACGGGTGACACAGAATTATTTTGACTGGGAATCTAAGACGGAACGTGTCCTCGAAATTTTAAAAGAAACAGTTGCTTTAGCCTCTTCTAAAGTTCTCAAGAAAGTTTCTGAATTCACAGAAGTTCGTGAGAAGGACGGATTAATCCATCCCAACTAATGCGAATATTTTTAGAAATTTGCTATTCCTTATCCAGAGAGATTGAACAAAGTCACAGGGGCTAACACTAGCCCTTGTCTCGAAAATAGGGATTGGGGATCGGGAATCGGGGATTGAGAATTGGAAGAAAACCCCTTGCCGATGCCCATTTCCCCATGGCCATCTTTCAAGACAGATGTGAATATCTCATACTTTGTACTTCAGCCTTTATATAAGCTGGTATCTATTGTGATATTGATCAGATGGTAATATTTCCTCTGCATATGTAAATTAAAAAACTGTAGAGTCGCGTAAACGTAGCTACTCTACAAAAATCTAATAACTGTTTATGCCGACTACTAATTGGACTCGCCACCACGTTCTTACACTCGCTGACTTTACCCCAGCTGAATACGACATCGTACTGCAAACCGCCGCCAGTTTTCAGGAGGTGCTATCACGGCGGACAAAGAAAGTGCCAACTTTACAGGGACAGGTGGTGGCAAATTTATTTTTTGAACCTTCCACTCGCACTCGTAGCAGCTTTGAGCTTGCTGCCAAGCGCCTCTCGGCAGATACGCTGAACTTCGCCTCTGCTACCTCTTCGATGACTAAAGGAGAGACTATTCTAGATACGGCCAAGACCTATTTGGCGATGGGAACTGATATAATGGTCATTCGCCATCGGGAGGCGGGAGTACCCAATGCGATCGCCGAGGAAATGGATCGTTTAGGTGTAAAAGTTAGCGTTCTCAACGCTGGTGATGGTCAACACGAGCATCCTTCTCAAGCTTTGCTAGACTTATTTACTATCTGTACTCTGCTCGATCCAGATTACCCCCATCTGGAACTTCTTAAAGATAAAAAGATTGCTATTGTTGGGGATATTCTGCATTCACGTGTAGCGCGATCAAATATTTGGAGTTTCACCGCTAGTGGTGCAGAACTGCATTTAGCAGCACCACCCACTTTATTACCGAGATTATTTGCGGACTATGGCAAAAATAGGCCAGGTAAACTTTTTCTCCATTGGGAATTAGAACCTGCTTTAAGGGATGCTGATTTTGTCATGACCTTGCGTTTGCAAAAAGAACGCATGACAGTACATTTGTTACCTTCTTTACGAGAATATCATCAGTTGTTTGGGCTCACACGTTCAAAACTGCAACTGTGCAAGCCCAATGTCAAAGTTTTGCATCCCGGCCCGGTAAATCGTGGTGTCGAAATTAGCTCTGACTTAATGGATGACCCAGAATTTAGCCTGATTCAGAACCAAGTTACCAGCGGTGTCGCCGTGCGTATGGCGCTACTATATTTGCTAGGGAGTGGGAAGACTTGATACTCCCGCGGCCAAGTAGTGGACGTAGTTAAATATAAGATAAAACTTTTGTTCGTAGTGTAGACGCCCGTCAAGGCGGCTTCCCGTGGGGTAGGATTTATCGCTCTAGGCAAGGGTTTAAAGCGGCTCAAGCCCTTACTACGAGCTTTTATTTAATTGAGTCTTTCTACTTTATAAAAATATCGCTGCCGCTCGTTTTTATAAAAAGCCGTGGAATTCTTGGATCGTTGAACTCCACTCTAGTTTTGCATGATACTGCAATTTTTCTACTACTCTCCTCTTGTATGGAAATGTGCAAATTACTGTTTTATATCGGGTACGGGGTTCTATAGCTGTGATTTTACTGTCGGAATCAAAAATGATAAAAGTGTCATTATATACATATGTATCCTTGTAATGTA
Encoded here:
- a CDS encoding aspartate carbamoyltransferase catalytic subunit, which codes for MPTTNWTRHHVLTLADFTPAEYDIVLQTAASFQEVLSRRTKKVPTLQGQVVANLFFEPSTRTRSSFELAAKRLSADTLNFASATSSMTKGETILDTAKTYLAMGTDIMVIRHREAGVPNAIAEEMDRLGVKVSVLNAGDGQHEHPSQALLDLFTICTLLDPDYPHLELLKDKKIAIVGDILHSRVARSNIWSFTASGAELHLAAPPTLLPRLFADYGKNRPGKLFLHWELEPALRDADFVMTLRLQKERMTVHLLPSLREYHQLFGLTRSKLQLCKPNVKVLHPGPVNRGVEISSDLMDDPEFSLIQNQVTSGVAVRMALLYLLGSGKT
- a CDS encoding glycosyltransferase family 4 protein, with protein sequence MVQTNEKPRQESLRVVIVTENVSLRMSGETSVPYYYFKLMQARGHDVWMVCHARTRDELREIFSEEMFKKISFVEDNWLQVAIYKMGQLFPYRIEDLIFGQMIHLITQWQARSRVKQLIKEHHISIVFEPTPITPKGLSFMYDLGVPVAIGPMCGGLELPPAFRYMDSPFTHFFIEAARFLSWIGHRLVPGKLKADVLLVGNQRTAKALPQGYRGKVYEVVESGVDLSRWKGMKAREPQPDQPVRFVFCGRMVDWKGAQFLVEAFKPVVEQTNSVLELIGDGELKESIEARVKELGIQDSVNFHGRIPIQECMKLFCESDVYVMPSLRECGGLALLEAMSVGLPVIAAKWAGPVEYLNDTCSILVEPSSQEDFINGFAKAMITLAKSPEQRRCLGEGSTRRVTQNYFDWESKTERVLEILKETVALASSKVLKKVSEFTEVREKDGLIHPN